The segment TTCGAGAGCAATGAAATTGAGAAAATGGGCGCTGCCGCAGATATTATTATGAAGCGCTGGCACCCGGAGCCTATAACGACATTCGTTATCGGCCGCAACATTAACTACACCAATGTATGTGATGTCTATTGCCGCTTCTGCGCCTTCTACCGCAGACCCGGTTCGGAGGAAGGCTATGTGCTTCCCGATGAGACAATCTATCAGAAGATTGCTGAGACCATGAGCGTTAACGGAACTGAGATTCTGATGCAGGGCGGTACGAATCCTAATCTGCCGTTCAGCTACTATACGGATATTCTGCGCGGTATCAAGCAACGGTTCCCGGAGATTACCATGCATTCCTTCTCACCAGCTGAGATTATGAAAATGGTTGAGGTCTCCGGCCTGCCGCTGGAACAGGTCATGCGTGAGATTCATGCTGCGGGCCTCGATTCCCTGCCCGGCGGTGGCGCAGAGATTCTCGATGACCGCACCCGCCGCAAGATCAGCCGGCTCAAGGGCTCCTGGCGCGAGTGGATGGACGTCATGCAGACCGCACACCGGATCGGTATGAATACAACGGCCACGATGGTCATTGGTCTGGGTGAGACTATGGAAGAACGGGCGCTGCATCTGCTTCGTGTCCGTGAAGCCCAGGACGAATGCATTGCGAACAAATATGATTCCGAAGGCTTCCTGGCGTTCATCTCCTGGACCTTCCAGCCGGATAATACGAACCTGAAGCTGGACCGCCAGACCCCGGAGGAATACCTGAAGACTGTAGCCATCAGCCGCCTGGTGCTGGACAATATCAAGAATTTCCAGTCCTCTTGGGTAACGATGGGTCCTGAAGTAGGCAAGCTCTCCCT is part of the Paenibacillus sp. FSL M7-0420 genome and harbors:
- the mqnC gene encoding cyclic dehypoxanthinyl futalosine synthase, with the translated sequence MSAVDLILGKALKGERLQLEDTVTLFESNEIEKMGAAADIIMKRWHPEPITTFVIGRNINYTNVCDVYCRFCAFYRRPGSEEGYVLPDETIYQKIAETMSVNGTEILMQGGTNPNLPFSYYTDILRGIKQRFPEITMHSFSPAEIMKMVEVSGLPLEQVMREIHAAGLDSLPGGGAEILDDRTRRKISRLKGSWREWMDVMQTAHRIGMNTTATMVIGLGETMEERALHLLRVREAQDECIANKYDSEGFLAFISWTFQPDNTNLKLDRQTPEEYLKTVAISRLVLDNIKNFQSSWVTMGPEVGKLSLQYGCNDFGSTMIEENVVSSAGATYKVNIESITQLIREAGKIPAQRNTRYDILRTFEDANAKIDNDFVMQN